A part of Thermotoga petrophila RKU-1 genomic DNA contains:
- the rsgA gene encoding ribosome small subunit-dependent GTPase A, whose translation MSLRRRGIVVSFHSNMVTVEDEETGERILCKLRGKFRLQNLKIYVGDRVEYTPDETGSGVIENVLHRKNLLTKPHVANVDQVILVVTVKMPETSTYIIDKFLVLAEKNELETVMVFNKMDLYDEADLKKVRELEEIYSELYPIVKTSAKTGMGIEELKEYLKGKISTMAGLSGVGKSSLLNAINPGLKLRVSEVSEKLQRGRHTTTTAQLLKFDFGGYVVDTPGFANLEISDIEPEELKNYFKEFGDKQCFFSDCNHVDEPDCGVKEAVENGEIAESRYENYVKMFYELLGRRKK comes from the coding sequence ATGAGTTTGAGAAGAAGAGGAATAGTGGTGAGTTTTCACTCGAACATGGTAACGGTTGAAGACGAGGAAACCGGTGAAAGAATCCTCTGCAAACTGAGAGGAAAATTCCGTCTGCAGAACCTCAAGATATACGTTGGAGACAGGGTGGAGTACACACCGGATGAAACAGGATCCGGAGTCATAGAGAACGTGCTGCACAGAAAAAATCTGCTCACCAAACCTCACGTTGCAAATGTGGACCAGGTGATCCTTGTGGTGACAGTGAAAATGCCGGAAACTTCGACCTACATAATCGATAAATTTCTTGTTCTCGCCGAAAAAAACGAACTGGAAACGGTGATGGTCTTCAACAAGATGGACCTCTACGACGAGGCCGACCTGAAGAAAGTGAGAGAACTGGAAGAGATCTATTCTGAACTCTATCCAATCGTTAAAACCAGTGCGAAAACTGGAATGGGGATTGAGGAGCTCAAGGAATATCTGAAGGGAAAGATCAGCACAATGGCCGGACTCTCCGGAGTTGGAAAAAGTAGCTTGCTCAACGCCATAAATCCGGGCTTGAAGCTTCGCGTGAGCGAAGTTTCAGAGAAACTCCAGAGAGGAAGACATACCACAACAACTGCCCAGCTCTTGAAATTCGATTTCGGTGGTTATGTGGTCGATACTCCGGGCTTCGCAAATCTGGAGATCAGCGACATAGAACCCGAGGAACTGAAAAACTACTTCAAGGAATTTGGAGACAAACAGTGTTTCTTCTCAGATTGCAACCACGTGGATGAACCGGATTGTGGAGTGAAAGAAGCCGTGGAGAACGGAGAAATCGCAGAGAGTCGATACGAGAATTACGTGAAGATGTTTTACGAGCTTCTGGGAAGGAGGAAAAAGTAA
- the rpe gene encoding ribulose-phosphate 3-epimerase, with the protein MAKIAASILACDLARLADEVKRVEEHVDMIHFDVMDGHFVPNISFGLPVLKALRKETKLPISVHLMITNPEDYIDRFIEEGADMVAIHYESTFHLHRLVHRVKDLGAQAFVAINPHTPINLLSEIITDVDGVLVMSVNPGFSGQRFIARSLEKIRNLRKMVKELGLETEIMVDGGVNEENASILVKNGATILVMGYGIFRNDNYVELIKSIKQEREESAD; encoded by the coding sequence ATGGCGAAAATAGCAGCTTCAATTCTCGCATGTGACCTTGCAAGACTGGCCGATGAAGTGAAAAGAGTGGAGGAGCACGTGGATATGATCCATTTCGATGTCATGGATGGTCACTTTGTTCCAAACATTTCCTTTGGACTTCCCGTTCTGAAAGCCCTCAGGAAAGAAACAAAACTTCCCATAAGTGTACATCTGATGATCACCAATCCCGAAGATTACATCGACCGCTTCATAGAAGAAGGCGCAGATATGGTTGCCATCCATTACGAATCGACCTTTCATCTCCACAGGTTGGTCCATCGTGTTAAAGACCTTGGAGCACAGGCCTTTGTTGCCATAAATCCGCATACCCCCATCAATCTTCTTTCAGAGATCATAACCGACGTCGATGGTGTACTGGTGATGAGCGTCAATCCCGGTTTCTCTGGTCAGAGGTTCATAGCAAGGAGTCTTGAGAAAATAAGAAACCTGAGAAAGATGGTGAAAGAACTGGGACTGGAAACGGAAATCATGGTCGACGGCGGTGTAAACGAAGAGAACGCATCGATACTGGTTAAAAACGGTGCGACGATCCTTGTGATGGGATACGGTATCTTCAGAAACGACAATTACGTTGAACTGATAAAGAGCATCAAACAGGAAAGAGAGGAATCTGCTGACTGA
- the mutS gene encoding DNA mismatch repair protein MutS, with product MKVTPLMEQYLRIKEQYKDSILLFRLGDFYEAFFEDAKIVSKVLNIVLTRRQDAPMAGIPYHALNSYLKKLVEAGYKVAICDQMEEPSKSKKLIRREVTRVVTPGSILEDEFLSETNNYMAVVSEEKGQYCTIFCDVSTGEVLVHESSDEQETMDLLKNYSISQIVCPDHLKPSLKERFPGVYTESISEWYFSDLEEVEKAYNLKDIHHFELSSLALKTLAALIKYVKYTMITEELNLKPPLLISQRDYMILDSATVENLSLIPGDRGKNLFDVLNNTETPMGARLLKKWILHPLVDRKQIEERLETVEKLVSDRMNLEELRDLLSNVRDVERIVSRVEYNRSVPRDLVALRETLEIIPKLNEILSTFGVFKNLAFPERLLDLLQRAVEDDPAGSPGEGKVIKRGFSPELDEYRDLLEHAEERLKEFEEKERKRTGIQKLKVGYNQVFGYYIEVTKANLDKIPDDYERKQTLVNSERFITPELKEFETKIMAAKERIEELEKELFKNVCEEVKKHKEILLKISEELAKIDVLSTLAYDAILYSYTKPIFSEGRLEIKGGRHPIVERFTQNFVENDIYMDNERRFVVITGPNMSGKSTFIRQVGLISLMAQIGSFVPAQKAILPVFDRIFTRMGARDDLAGGRSTFLVEMNEMALILLKSTEKSLVLLDEVGRGTSTQDGVSIAWAISEELIKRGCKVLFATHFTELTELEKHFPQVQNKTILVKEEGKNVIFTHKVVDGVADRSYGIEVAKIAGIPDRVINRAYEILERNFKNNTKKNGKSNRFSQQIPLFPV from the coding sequence GTGAAGGTAACTCCCCTCATGGAACAGTACCTGAGAATAAAAGAACAGTACAAAGATTCCATTCTGCTGTTTCGTCTGGGAGATTTCTACGAGGCGTTTTTCGAAGACGCGAAGATCGTTTCAAAGGTTTTGAACATAGTCCTCACGAGAAGACAGGATGCCCCCATGGCAGGTATTCCATACCACGCGTTGAACTCCTACCTGAAAAAGCTCGTCGAAGCGGGATACAAGGTGGCGATCTGTGACCAGATGGAGGAACCTTCGAAGTCGAAGAAGCTGATCAGAAGGGAAGTCACACGCGTTGTCACCCCTGGGTCCATCTTAGAAGATGAGTTTCTCAGTGAAACGAACAACTACATGGCCGTTGTCTCAGAAGAGAAAGGACAGTACTGTACGATCTTCTGCGATGTCTCGACAGGTGAGGTCCTGGTTCACGAAAGTTCAGACGAACAGGAAACGATGGATCTGCTGAAGAATTACTCCATTTCCCAGATCGTTTGTCCAGATCACTTGAAACCTTCATTGAAAGAACGCTTTCCGGGTGTTTACACAGAATCCATAAGTGAGTGGTATTTCTCCGATCTGGAAGAAGTGGAGAAAGCCTACAATCTGAAAGACATTCATCATTTCGAGCTCTCATCCCTTGCATTGAAGACCCTTGCGGCGCTGATAAAGTATGTCAAGTACACGATGATCACGGAAGAACTGAATCTGAAACCTCCTCTTCTCATCTCCCAGAGAGATTACATGATACTCGATTCCGCGACGGTGGAAAATCTTTCGTTGATCCCCGGTGACAGGGGAAAGAACCTCTTCGATGTGCTGAACAACACGGAAACCCCCATGGGAGCTCGACTTCTGAAAAAATGGATTCTTCACCCCCTGGTCGATAGGAAACAGATCGAAGAAAGGCTCGAGACTGTGGAAAAACTGGTGAGTGACAGAATGAACCTGGAAGAGTTGAGGGATCTTCTTTCGAACGTGAGGGATGTGGAGCGGATCGTTTCGCGGGTGGAATACAACAGGTCCGTTCCCAGGGATCTGGTGGCACTCAGAGAGACGCTGGAGATCATCCCGAAACTGAACGAAATTCTTTCAACCTTCGGTGTGTTCAAGAACCTCGCCTTCCCGGAAAGACTGCTTGACCTGCTTCAAAGAGCCGTTGAAGATGACCCGGCGGGAAGCCCTGGTGAGGGAAAAGTTATAAAGAGAGGATTCTCACCCGAACTCGACGAGTACAGGGATCTTTTGGAACATGCCGAAGAGAGACTCAAAGAGTTCGAAGAGAAGGAGAGAAAAAGAACTGGTATCCAAAAGTTGAAGGTTGGATACAACCAGGTCTTTGGTTACTACATAGAGGTGACGAAGGCGAATCTGGACAAGATTCCCGATGATTACGAAAGAAAACAGACACTCGTCAATTCTGAAAGATTCATCACACCAGAATTGAAGGAGTTCGAGACAAAGATAATGGCCGCTAAGGAGAGAATAGAAGAACTGGAAAAGGAACTCTTCAAAAACGTATGCGAAGAGGTGAAAAAGCACAAGGAGATTCTCCTCAAAATCTCGGAGGAACTGGCAAAGATCGATGTGCTTTCGACGTTGGCTTACGATGCTATCCTGTACAGTTACACAAAACCCATCTTTTCGGAAGGAAGGCTGGAGATCAAGGGGGGAAGACACCCGATCGTTGAAAGGTTCACACAGAATTTTGTTGAAAACGATATTTACATGGACAACGAGAGAAGGTTTGTGGTAATAACGGGTCCCAACATGAGCGGGAAGTCCACTTTCATCAGACAGGTGGGTCTCATATCCCTCATGGCGCAGATAGGATCGTTTGTGCCGGCGCAGAAGGCGATTCTTCCCGTGTTCGACAGGATTTTCACGCGAATGGGTGCCAGAGACGATCTCGCTGGTGGTAGAAGTACGTTCCTTGTCGAGATGAACGAGATGGCACTCATCCTGCTGAAATCAACGGAAAAGAGCCTGGTTCTCTTGGACGAGGTGGGAAGAGGTACGAGCACCCAGGACGGCGTCAGCATAGCCTGGGCAATCTCAGAGGAACTCATAAAGAGAGGATGTAAGGTGCTGTTTGCCACTCACTTCACAGAACTCACCGAACTCGAAAAACACTTTCCGCAGGTCCAGAACAAAACCATTCTGGTAAAAGAAGAAGGCAAAAACGTGATATTCACCCACAAGGTGGTGGACGGTGTGGCAGACAGAAGTTACGGAATAGAGGTCGCAAAGATAGCGGGTATCCCCGACAGGGTCATAAACAGAGCTTATGAAATTCTGGAGAGGAATTTTAAAAACAACACGAAGAAAAACGGAAAATCGAACAGATTCAGTCAGCAGATTCCTCTCTTTCCTGTTTGA
- a CDS encoding GNAT family N-acetyltransferase: protein MKVIFFENDEELLREALNIRREVFVEEQGVPEEEELDGKDSASVHVLLEKEGKFIGTARIRKIDDGTFKIERVAILKEERGKGYGRFLMENIERELFPKGVQKIVLNAQIQVREFYERLGYRAEGEPFYEANIPHVRMVKVVKR from the coding sequence ATGAAGGTGATCTTTTTTGAGAACGACGAAGAACTCCTGAGAGAAGCTTTGAACATCAGAAGGGAGGTTTTCGTCGAAGAGCAGGGAGTCCCCGAGGAAGAAGAACTCGATGGGAAAGATTCTGCGAGCGTTCACGTGCTTCTTGAAAAAGAAGGAAAATTCATAGGGACTGCAAGGATAAGAAAGATCGATGACGGAACGTTCAAGATAGAACGCGTGGCAATTCTGAAAGAAGAAAGAGGAAAGGGATACGGAAGGTTCCTCATGGAAAACATAGAAAGGGAGCTTTTTCCCAAGGGAGTTCAAAAGATCGTTTTGAACGCTCAGATCCAGGTGAGAGAGTTCTACGAGAGGCTCGGTTACAGAGCGGAAGGAGAGCCCTTCTATGAAGCGAACATTCCACACGTGAGGATGGTGAAGGTGGTGAAACGGTGA
- a CDS encoding DMT family transporter: protein MARALLSLLFVSFIWGSTFPIQKIVLVGVSPTFYIAVRFFIAALVSYFLFGKGNVKYGSILGTLLGIAYTTQTWGLTITTSTKSGFITSMYIVFVPVFAYLLEREIPTIFQIVSFFVASLGLYMISGGIKGFNFGDFLTLICAVSFALHVVLITMFSKRVKEVDLLFPQFLVVGILNLILNVFWKNWNFTLPAVGSAVFTALAATILAIYLQAKYQKALGNNVSAIVFLGEPVFAAVVSYFMLGETMAGKQLLGAILLLISMVFSSLERVKIVREANQKGRDECEDSL from the coding sequence TTGGCGAGAGCACTTCTTAGTTTACTATTTGTCTCGTTCATCTGGGGATCAACATTCCCCATACAGAAGATCGTACTGGTGGGAGTCTCTCCCACCTTTTATATCGCCGTTAGATTCTTCATCGCAGCACTGGTTTCTTATTTTCTATTTGGAAAGGGGAACGTCAAGTACGGATCGATCCTTGGAACACTCCTGGGAATTGCCTATACCACACAAACGTGGGGACTCACGATCACCACCTCCACGAAGAGCGGTTTCATCACATCGATGTACATCGTTTTCGTTCCGGTCTTTGCGTATCTTCTGGAGAGAGAAATTCCAACGATATTCCAGATCGTTTCCTTTTTTGTCGCAAGCCTGGGACTTTACATGATCTCAGGTGGAATCAAAGGCTTCAACTTCGGGGACTTTCTCACCTTGATCTGTGCGGTGAGCTTTGCCTTGCACGTTGTCCTGATAACGATGTTCTCAAAGCGAGTCAAAGAAGTGGATCTCCTCTTTCCACAGTTTCTGGTAGTGGGGATTTTGAACCTGATACTGAATGTTTTCTGGAAGAACTGGAACTTCACACTCCCAGCTGTTGGAAGTGCTGTCTTCACCGCTCTTGCGGCCACCATTCTGGCCATCTACCTTCAGGCAAAATACCAAAAAGCGCTTGGAAACAACGTGTCTGCGATTGTTTTCCTGGGAGAACCTGTTTTCGCAGCAGTTGTTTCTTATTTCATGCTGGGCGAGACGATGGCAGGGAAACAGCTTTTAGGGGCAATCCTCCTTTTGATCTCCATGGTGTTTTCCAGTCTGGAACGTGTTAAAATAGTTCGTGAAGCGAACCAAAAGGGGAGGGATGAGTGTGAAGATTCTCTTTAA
- a CDS encoding amidohydrolase, with protein sequence MSVKILFKNATVFPITSRPFKGDVLVSNGKVEKLGENIEDPDAEIVDLTGKFLFPGFIDAHSHIGLFEEGVGYYYSDGNEATDPVTPHVKALDGFNPQDPAIERALAGGVTSVMIVPGSANPVGGQGSVIKFRSIIVEECVVKDPAGLKMAFGENPKRVYGERKQTPSTRMGTAGVIRDYFTKVKNYMKKKELAQKEGKEFTETDLKMEVGEMVLRKKIPARMHAHRADDILTAIRIAEEFGFNLVIEHGTEAYKISKVLAEKKIPVVVGPLLTFRTKLELKDLTMETIAKLLKDGVLIALMCDHPVIPLEFATVQAATAMRYGAKEEDLLKILTVNPAKILGLEDRIGSIEPGKDADLVVWSGHPFDMKSVVERVYIDGVEVFRR encoded by the coding sequence ATGAGTGTGAAGATTCTCTTTAAAAACGCCACGGTCTTTCCCATAACTTCCAGACCCTTCAAAGGAGATGTGCTTGTCTCGAACGGAAAAGTGGAAAAGTTGGGAGAAAACATAGAAGATCCCGACGCGGAAATCGTTGATCTGACGGGAAAATTCCTGTTTCCTGGTTTCATCGACGCGCACTCCCACATCGGGCTCTTTGAGGAAGGAGTAGGGTACTATTACAGTGATGGAAACGAAGCTACGGATCCCGTCACACCGCATGTGAAAGCACTCGATGGTTTCAATCCGCAGGATCCGGCCATAGAGCGGGCTCTTGCCGGTGGAGTCACATCCGTGATGATCGTTCCTGGAAGCGCCAACCCGGTGGGTGGACAGGGAAGTGTGATAAAGTTCAGGTCCATAATTGTGGAAGAGTGCGTTGTGAAGGATCCCGCAGGTTTGAAGATGGCGTTCGGAGAAAATCCAAAGAGGGTCTACGGTGAGAGGAAACAAACTCCTTCAACGAGAATGGGAACAGCGGGAGTGATCAGAGACTACTTCACTAAAGTGAAGAATTACATGAAGAAAAAGGAACTCGCCCAGAAAGAAGGAAAAGAATTCACCGAAACCGACCTGAAAATGGAAGTCGGCGAGATGGTCCTCAGAAAGAAGATTCCTGCCAGAATGCACGCCCACCGAGCGGACGACATCCTCACCGCCATCAGAATAGCAGAGGAGTTCGGTTTCAACCTCGTCATAGAACACGGAACGGAAGCGTACAAGATTTCTAAGGTGCTAGCGGAGAAAAAGATACCCGTCGTTGTGGGACCACTCCTCACCTTCAGAACAAAGCTGGAACTGAAAGATCTGACGATGGAAACTATCGCAAAACTCCTGAAAGATGGGGTTCTTATAGCCTTGATGTGTGATCACCCGGTGATTCCTCTCGAGTTTGCAACCGTTCAGGCGGCAACTGCCATGAGGTACGGTGCAAAGGAAGAAGATCTGCTGAAGATCCTGACGGTGAATCCTGCTAAGATCCTCGGCCTCGAAGATAGAATCGGTTCCATTGAACCTGGAAAGGACGCGGATCTTGTGGTCTGGAGCGGACATCCGTTCGATATGAAATCCGTGGTGGAAAGGGTTTACATAGACGGAGTGGAAGTCTTCAGAAGATGA
- the fabG gene encoding 3-oxoacyl-[acyl-carrier-protein] reductase, producing MRLEGKVCLITGAASGIGKATTLLFMQEGATVIAGDISKENLDSLVKEAEGLPGKVDPYILNVTDRDQIKEVVEKVVQKYGRIDVLVNNAGITRDALLVRMKEEDWDAVINVNLKGVFNVTQMVVPYMIKQRNGSIVNVSSVVGIYGNPGQTNYAASKAGVIGMTKTWAKELAGRNIRVNAVAPGFIETPMTEKLPEKAREAALSRIPLGRFGKPEEVAQVILFLASDESSYVTGQVIGIDGGLVI from the coding sequence ATGAGACTTGAAGGAAAGGTGTGTCTGATCACAGGGGCTGCAAGCGGGATAGGAAAAGCCACCACTCTTCTTTTCATGCAGGAAGGCGCCACAGTGATCGCTGGCGATATCTCGAAAGAAAATCTCGACTCTCTTGTGAAAGAAGCAGAAGGACTCCCGGGAAAAGTCGATCCCTACATTTTGAATGTGACCGACAGAGATCAAATAAAGGAAGTCGTGGAAAAAGTCGTTCAAAAGTACGGCCGGATTGATGTTCTGGTGAACAACGCGGGAATAACAAGGGATGCGCTTCTTGTGAGGATGAAAGAAGAAGACTGGGATGCGGTAATAAACGTGAATCTGAAGGGTGTTTTCAACGTGACTCAGATGGTGGTGCCCTACATGATCAAACAGAGGAACGGTTCGATCGTGAACGTCTCCTCTGTCGTTGGAATATACGGGAATCCCGGTCAGACGAACTACGCGGCGTCGAAGGCAGGAGTAATAGGAATGACCAAGACGTGGGCGAAGGAACTCGCTGGAAGAAACATCAGAGTGAACGCTGTGGCACCCGGGTTCATAGAAACGCCCATGACCGAAAAACTTCCAGAAAAAGCACGTGAAGCGGCCCTTTCAAGGATACCACTTGGGAGGTTTGGAAAACCAGAAGAGGTGGCGCAGGTTATACTCTTCCTCGCTTCGGACGAGTCGAGTTACGTCACAGGACAGGTGATAGGAATAGATGGGGGCCTCGTGATCTGA
- a CDS encoding alanyl-tRNA editing protein has product MNINKIRVDEVVRDRDKIIAISRTSPFYPDGKGGQLGDRGKIGPANVLKVKEKDGYILHYLDTHLEPGEYEYKIDLVRRRDIACQHTAQHILSAAFLKVADLETVSFLMGERVSTIDLNAPFVLEDVLEEAEDLANEVVRSCERVEILEIEKEEAEKMNLRKLPNVEGKVRVVKIGDFDVTACGGFHVENTGEIGLIKIVDTEKVKKVLTRIYFVAGDRALKDYREKDKLLKSLSRVLTTSTKELLKRAENLLEEVKEKSAKLDKLSEKYAEILSKVAEPEKIGKYYLYHFSGTPEEMKYLPKFLADRKDTIVLLEHPDRVEIVSNWIDCRKIFEKLKEQLNIEGGSSQKRAVITANSTSRIVEKLREILKWF; this is encoded by the coding sequence ATGAACATAAACAAAATAAGAGTAGATGAAGTTGTAAGAGATAGAGATAAAATCATCGCCATTTCAAGAACAAGCCCTTTCTATCCGGATGGAAAGGGAGGGCAACTCGGAGATAGAGGAAAGATCGGCCCCGCAAACGTTCTGAAGGTGAAGGAAAAAGATGGCTACATCCTCCATTATCTGGATACTCATCTCGAACCAGGTGAGTACGAGTACAAAATAGACCTTGTCAGGAGAAGAGACATCGCCTGTCAGCACACCGCTCAGCACATCCTCTCAGCCGCTTTTCTGAAAGTGGCCGATCTTGAAACGGTGAGTTTCCTCATGGGAGAGAGGGTCTCCACCATAGATCTGAACGCTCCGTTCGTTCTCGAAGATGTTCTGGAAGAAGCTGAGGATCTGGCCAACGAAGTGGTGAGAAGCTGTGAGAGAGTTGAAATTCTCGAGATAGAAAAAGAAGAAGCAGAGAAAATGAACCTCAGAAAACTGCCCAATGTGGAAGGAAAAGTCAGAGTGGTGAAGATAGGAGATTTCGATGTCACCGCCTGCGGAGGGTTTCATGTAGAAAACACTGGAGAAATCGGTCTGATAAAGATCGTGGACACGGAGAAGGTGAAGAAGGTGCTAACAAGGATCTATTTCGTTGCAGGCGATCGAGCCCTGAAAGATTACAGAGAAAAAGATAAACTCTTGAAGTCACTCTCCAGAGTGCTGACCACATCCACAAAGGAACTCCTGAAGAGAGCAGAGAACCTTCTCGAAGAAGTCAAAGAGAAGAGTGCAAAGCTCGACAAACTGTCGGAAAAGTACGCCGAGATTCTCTCAAAAGTAGCAGAACCAGAAAAGATCGGAAAGTACTATCTGTATCACTTCTCTGGAACTCCAGAGGAAATGAAGTACTTACCCAAGTTCCTCGCAGATCGCAAAGACACAATCGTTCTTTTAGAGCATCCTGACCGGGTAGAGATCGTTTCGAACTGGATAGATTGCAGAAAGATCTTCGAGAAATTGAAAGAACAGTTGAACATAGAAGGCGGATCGAGCCAGAAGAGGGCTGTGATAACAGCAAACTCCACTTCGAGAATCGTTGAAAAATTGAGGGAGATATTGAAATGGTTCTGA
- a CDS encoding Rossmann-like and DUF2520 domain-containing protein, whose translation MVLNFVGTGTLTRFFLECLKDRCEIGYILSRSIDKARNLAEVYGGKAATIEKHPELNGVVFVIVPDRYIETVANHLNLGDAVLVHCSGFLSSEIFKKSGRASIHPNFSFSSLEKALEMKDQIVFGLEGDERGLAVVKKIAEEISGRYFVIPSEKKKAYHLAAVIASNFPVALAYLSKRIYTLLGLDEPELLIHTLMKGVADNIKKMRVECSLTGPVKRGDWQVVEEERREYEKIFGNTVLYDEIVKLLREVAESERREAQEDER comes from the coding sequence ATGGTTCTGAACTTTGTGGGCACCGGAACCCTCACGAGGTTTTTTCTTGAGTGTTTGAAAGATCGGTGTGAAATAGGATACATCCTGTCCCGCAGTATAGATAAGGCTCGAAACCTTGCTGAAGTTTACGGGGGAAAAGCTGCCACGATAGAAAAGCACCCTGAGTTGAACGGTGTGGTCTTCGTTATCGTCCCGGACAGATACATAGAAACGGTGGCGAACCACTTGAATCTCGGAGACGCTGTTTTGGTACATTGTTCTGGATTTCTCTCGTCGGAGATTTTCAAAAAGAGTGGAAGAGCATCGATCCACCCGAACTTTTCTTTTTCCAGCCTCGAAAAAGCCCTTGAAATGAAAGACCAGATCGTCTTTGGATTGGAAGGAGACGAAAGAGGTCTCGCGGTTGTGAAAAAAATCGCAGAAGAGATCTCCGGAAGGTACTTCGTGATCCCTTCGGAAAAAAAGAAAGCTTACCATCTCGCCGCTGTCATCGCTTCGAATTTCCCGGTGGCACTTGCCTATCTTTCAAAGAGGATATACACTCTTCTTGGTCTGGATGAACCGGAACTCCTCATTCACACCCTGATGAAAGGTGTGGCGGACAACATAAAGAAGATGAGAGTGGAATGTTCTCTGACAGGCCCTGTGAAAAGAGGAGACTGGCAGGTGGTAGAGGAAGAGCGCAGGGAGTACGAAAAGATCTTCGGAAACACCGTGCTCTACGATGAGATTGTGAAGCTGCTCAGGGAGGTGGCAGAAAGTGAACGTCGAGAAGCTCAAGAAGATGAAAGGTAA
- the panB gene encoding 3-methyl-2-oxobutanoate hydroxymethyltransferase: MNVEKLKKMKGKEKIVMVTAYDAPSARIARDAGIDVILVGDSLGNNVLGYENTIPVTMEEMLIHVAAVKRGAPDAFIVADMPFLSYQTSVEKAVENAGKFLKVGANAVKIEGGEEFGELVQKLVESGIPVMGHIGLTPQFVNRFGGYRVQGKTEKNREYLLRSARELEKRGAFAIVLELVVEEVAKEITESVSIPTIGIGSGRFCDGQVLVWHDLLGLNPDFAPRFSKKYANLYEVILKALQEFRREVKEGLFPTEEHSFTDKSKGGVSS, from the coding sequence GTGAACGTCGAGAAGCTCAAGAAGATGAAAGGTAAGGAAAAGATCGTGATGGTCACCGCGTACGATGCTCCCAGCGCCAGAATCGCGAGAGATGCCGGCATAGATGTCATTCTCGTTGGAGACTCCCTTGGAAACAACGTTCTCGGGTACGAAAACACGATTCCCGTAACTATGGAAGAAATGCTGATACACGTGGCAGCCGTGAAAAGGGGAGCCCCAGACGCTTTCATAGTAGCAGACATGCCTTTCCTTTCCTACCAGACTTCCGTGGAAAAAGCTGTGGAGAACGCTGGGAAGTTCTTGAAGGTCGGTGCGAATGCCGTGAAAATAGAGGGTGGAGAGGAATTCGGTGAGCTCGTTCAAAAACTGGTCGAAAGCGGTATTCCGGTGATGGGCCACATAGGCCTCACACCTCAGTTCGTGAACCGTTTCGGTGGTTACAGAGTCCAAGGAAAGACGGAAAAAAACAGAGAATACCTCTTGAGGAGCGCCAGGGAGCTTGAAAAGAGGGGGGCTTTTGCTATCGTTCTGGAGCTCGTTGTTGAGGAAGTCGCTAAGGAGATCACCGAAAGCGTCTCCATTCCAACCATTGGCATCGGTTCAGGCCGTTTCTGTGATGGTCAGGTTCTCGTCTGGCACGACCTTCTCGGTCTGAATCCGGACTTCGCACCTCGCTTTTCCAAGAAATACGCAAACCTGTACGAAGTCATATTGAAAGCTTTGCAAGAGTTCAGAAGAGAGGTAAAAGAGGGTCTGTTCCCCACCGAAGAACATTCATTCACAGATAAATCCAAAGGAGGTGTGTCTTCATGA